One Lutra lutra chromosome 18, mLutLut1.2, whole genome shotgun sequence genomic window carries:
- the ZNF48 gene encoding zinc finger protein 48, translating to MERAVEPWGPDLQGAEEREQLRGARTGIGSENVEISQPDEFEHTPQEDDLGFKEEEDLAPGHEVGNASLKPEGIQTWDDLWVQREGPGKPQARDRGPRLLGEPRWGQASDRAAVCGECGKSFRQMSDLVKHQRTHTGEKPYKCGVCGKGFGDSSARIKHQRTHSGEKSYRARPPAQGPPKIPRSRIPAGERPTICGECGKSFRQSSDLVKHQRTHTGEKPYKCGICGKGFGDSSARIKHQRTHRGEQPPRPVVPRRQPSRAATAATQGPRAQDKPYICTDCGKRFVLSCSLLSHQRSHLGPKPFGCDVCGKEFARGSDLVKHLRVHTGEKPYLCPECGKGFADSSARVKHLRTHSGERPHACPECDRTFSLSSTLLRHRLTHMEPQDFSFPGYPLAPLIPSPPPSSSPPPPPLGTSPPLTPRSPSHSGDGPFGLPGLEPEPGGPQAGEPPPPLAGDKPHKCPECGKGFRRSSDLVKHHRVHTGEKPYLCPECGKGFADSSARVKHLRTHRGERARPHPPSTLLRPHNPPGPAPTAPRPRARAQPSGPSQPHVCGFCGKEFPRSSDLVKHRRTHTGEKPYKCAECGKGFGDSSARIKHQRGHLVLRPFGTGDGRARPLKEEPPTGLE from the coding sequence gtATAGGGAGTGAGAATGTGGAGATTTCTCAGCCGGATGAGTTTGAACATACCCCACAGGAGGATGACTTGGGGTTCAAGGAAGAGGAAGATTTGGCCCCAGGTCATGAAGTAGGAAATGCCTCTCTCAAACCTGAAGGCATCCAGACCTGGGATGACTTGTGGGTCCAGAGAGAGGGACCAGGAAAACCTCAGGCTCGGGACAGAGGTCCCCGGCTCCTGGGAGAGCCACGTTGGGGCCAGGCTAGTGATCGGGCTGCTGTGTGTGGTGAGTGTGGCAAGAGTTTTCGGCAAATGTCAGATCTGGTGAAACACCAGCGGACCCATACAGGGGAGAAGCCCTACAAGTGTGGGGTCTGTGGCAAAGGCTTTGGGGATAGCTCTGCCCGTATAAAACATCAGCGAACTCATAGTGGTGAGAAGTCCTACAGAGCCCGACCACCAGCCCAAGGCCCCCCAAAGATTCCTCGGTCCAGGATCCCGGCTGGTGAACGCCCCACTATCTGCGGCGAGTGTGGCAAGAGCTTCCGGCAGAGTTCTGACCTGGTGAAACACCAGCGGACACATACGGGTGAGAAGCCCTACAAGTGTGGCATCTGTGGCAAGGGCTTTGGTGATAGTTCTGCTCGCATAAAGCACCAGCGGACACACCGGGGGGAGCAGCCTCCCCGGCCCGTGGTGCCCAGACGGCAGCCTTCTCGAGCAGCCACAgcagccacccagggacccagggcCCAGGACAAGCCGTATATCTGCACCGATTGTGGCAAAAGATTTGTGCTCAGCTGCAGCCTTCTGAGCCACCAGCGCAGTCACTTGGGGCCCAAACCCTTTGGCTGTGACGTGTGTGGAAAGGAGTTTGCCCGGGGCTCAGACCTGGTGAAGCACCTGCGGGTgcacacaggagagaagccctaCCTGTGCCCTGAGTGTGGCAAGGGCTTTGCTGACAGCTCTGCCCGGGTCAAACACCTCCGCACCCACAGTGGGGAGAGGCCTCACGCCTGCCCAGAATGTGATCGCACCTTCAGCCTCAGTTCCACCCTTCTCCGCCACCGCCTCACTCACATGGAGCCCCAGGACTTCAGCTTCCCAGGCTACCCCCTGGCGCCCCTGatccccagcccaccccccagctcaagcccacccccacctccccttggcACGAGTCCCCCGCTGACACCTCGAAGCCCTTCACATTCAGGTGATGGGCCGTTTGGCCTGCCTGGCTTGGAGCCAGAGCCCGGGGGCCCCCAAGCTGGGGAGCCCCCCCCACCACTGGCAGGGGACAAGCCCCACAAGTGTCCTGAGTGTGGCAAGGGCTTCCGCCGAAGCTCGGACCTAGTGAAACACCATCGCGTGCACACAGGGGAGAAACCCTACCTCTGTCCCGAGTGCGGCAAGGGTTTTGCTGACAGCTCAGCCCGAGTCAAGCACCTCCGTACCCACCGTGGTGAACGGGCTCGGCCACACCCACCATCCACTCTCCTGAGGCCACACAACCCCCCTGGCCCGGCCCCCACAGCCCCTCGACCCCGAGCCCGAGCCCAGCCCTCCGGACCCAGCCAGCCCCATGTGTGTGGCTTCTGTGGGAAGGAATTCCCCCGGAGCTCAGATCTGGTCAAACACAGGCGAACacacactggggagaagccaTATAAATGCGCAGAGTGTGGCAAAGGTTTTGGGGACAGTTCTGCCCGCATCAAGCACCAGCGTGGGCACTTGGTTCTGAGGCCCTTTGGGACAGGGGATGGTCGGGCAAGGCCCCTCAAGGAGGAGCCACCAACAGGACTGGAATGA